A window of Colius striatus isolate bColStr4 chromosome 29, bColStr4.1.hap1, whole genome shotgun sequence contains these coding sequences:
- the TUFT1 gene encoding tuftelin isoform X3 → MNGLQGWCAVLDVRPHGESPVSRGTSGPSNTQTSLSFWETESVKVLRLTLPNDLPGDRREQAKQKPVGKAFAMVANRSSNGHSLASECIKSNDGDEEIIKVYLKARAEGTMNHEEHVNQLKSEVRYIQEVMLEKQNGSWLCPESWEEQEDECSGEDVEKIRQTAKRLFTKLQEAERRHQLERRAFERTVSQYQEEAEQTSSALRRAEKSVVEKEVQVDELQRLLAGMEKEHRSLLLKMKEGEAELARLRSVEDDKLAEQDRSAQLEKEVAMLREKIHHLDDMLKSQQRKVRQMIEQLQNSKTVIQAKDAVIQELKERVAYLEAENLEMHDRIEHLIEKQVSHGGHSSRARSKSEYVSSKRLTGPKPLPLIRVVET, encoded by the exons ATGAAcgggctgcagggctggtgtgCGGTGCTGGACGTGCGGCCCCACGGCGAGAGCCCGGTGAGCCGCGGCACCTCGGGACCCTCCAACACCCAGACGTCTCTTTCCTTCTGGGAGACG GAGAGCGTGAAGGTGCTGCGGCTGACGCTGCCCAATGACCTCCCGGGCGACAGGCGCGAGCAGGCGAAGCAGAAG CCGGTGGGAAAAGCCTTCGCCATGGTGGCCAACAGATCCAGCAATGGTCACTCCTTGGCCTCTGAATGCATCAAATCCAACGATGGTGACGAGGAGATCATCAAG GTCTATCTGAAGGCCCGGGCTGAGGGCACCATGAACCATGAGGAGCACGTCAACCAGCTGAAAAGCGAAGTTCGTTACATTCAAGAG GTCATGCTGGAGAAGCAGAACGGGAGCTGGCTGTGCCCCGAGTCCTGGGAGGAGCAG GAGGATGAGTGCTCGGGTGAGGACGTGGAAAAGATCCGGCAGACGGCAAAGAGGCTGTTCACgaagctgcaggaggctgagaggCGGCATCAGTTGGAAAGGAGAGCCTTTGAG AGGACAGTCTCGCAGTACcaggaggaagcagagcagaCGAGCTCTGCCCTGCGGAGAGCGGAGAAGAGCGTGGTGGAGAAGGAGGTGCAGGTGGATGAGCTGCAGAGGCTCCTGGCAGGGATGGAGAAG GAGCACAGGAGTTTGCTGCTGAAGATGAAAGAAGGCGAAGCAGAGCTGGCGAGGCTGAGGAGCGTGGAAGATGACAAGCTCGCCGAACAAGACCG GTCAGCCCagctggagaaggaggtggCCATGCTGCGGGAGAAGATCCACCACCTGGATGACATGCTGAAGAGTCAGCAGAGGAAAGTCCGCCAGATGATCGAGCAG CTCCAGAACTCCAAAACAGTGATTCAGGCCAAAGATGCCGTGATCCAGGAGCTCAAGGAGAGAGTCGCTTACTTGGAGGCTGAG AACCTGGAGATGCACGACCGCATCGAGCACCTGATCGAGAAGCAGGTCAGCCACGGCGGCCACAGCTCCCGCGCGCGCTCCAAGTCCGAGTATGTGAGCAG CAAAAGGCTGACGGGCCCCAAGCCACTGCCTCTCATTCGAGTAGTGGAAACATGA
- the TUFT1 gene encoding tuftelin isoform X2, with product MNGLQGWCAVLDVRPHGESPESVKVLRLTLPNDLPGDRREQAKQKPVGKAFAMVANRSSNGHSLASECIKSNDGDEEIIKVYLKARAEGTMNHEEHVNQLKSEVRYIQEARSCLKKLREDLSSKLESRQGDKQHTQVMLEKQNGSWLCPESWEEQEDECSGEDVEKIRQTAKRLFTKLQEAERRHQLERRAFERTVSQYQEEAEQTSSALRRAEKSVVEKEVQVDELQRLLAGMEKEHRSLLLKMKEGEAELARLRSVEDDKLAEQDRSAQLEKEVAMLREKIHHLDDMLKSQQRKVRQMIEQLQNSKTVIQAKDAVIQELKERVAYLEAENLEMHDRIEHLIEKQVSHGGHSSRARSKSEYVSSKRLTGPKPLPLIRVVET from the exons ATGAAcgggctgcagggctggtgtgCGGTGCTGGACGTGCGGCCCCACGGCGAGAGCCCG GAGAGCGTGAAGGTGCTGCGGCTGACGCTGCCCAATGACCTCCCGGGCGACAGGCGCGAGCAGGCGAAGCAGAAG CCGGTGGGAAAAGCCTTCGCCATGGTGGCCAACAGATCCAGCAATGGTCACTCCTTGGCCTCTGAATGCATCAAATCCAACGATGGTGACGAGGAGATCATCAAG GTCTATCTGAAGGCCCGGGCTGAGGGCACCATGAACCATGAGGAGCACGTCAACCAGCTGAAAAGCGAAGTTCGTTACATTCAAGAG GCTAGAAGTTGTTTGAAGAAGCTGCGGGAAGACTTAAGTAGTAAACTTGAGAGCAGACAAGGAGATAAACAGCACACACAG GTCATGCTGGAGAAGCAGAACGGGAGCTGGCTGTGCCCCGAGTCCTGGGAGGAGCAG GAGGATGAGTGCTCGGGTGAGGACGTGGAAAAGATCCGGCAGACGGCAAAGAGGCTGTTCACgaagctgcaggaggctgagaggCGGCATCAGTTGGAAAGGAGAGCCTTTGAG AGGACAGTCTCGCAGTACcaggaggaagcagagcagaCGAGCTCTGCCCTGCGGAGAGCGGAGAAGAGCGTGGTGGAGAAGGAGGTGCAGGTGGATGAGCTGCAGAGGCTCCTGGCAGGGATGGAGAAG GAGCACAGGAGTTTGCTGCTGAAGATGAAAGAAGGCGAAGCAGAGCTGGCGAGGCTGAGGAGCGTGGAAGATGACAAGCTCGCCGAACAAGACCG GTCAGCCCagctggagaaggaggtggCCATGCTGCGGGAGAAGATCCACCACCTGGATGACATGCTGAAGAGTCAGCAGAGGAAAGTCCGCCAGATGATCGAGCAG CTCCAGAACTCCAAAACAGTGATTCAGGCCAAAGATGCCGTGATCCAGGAGCTCAAGGAGAGAGTCGCTTACTTGGAGGCTGAG AACCTGGAGATGCACGACCGCATCGAGCACCTGATCGAGAAGCAGGTCAGCCACGGCGGCCACAGCTCCCGCGCGCGCTCCAAGTCCGAGTATGTGAGCAG CAAAAGGCTGACGGGCCCCAAGCCACTGCCTCTCATTCGAGTAGTGGAAACATGA
- the TUFT1 gene encoding tuftelin isoform X1, whose product MNGLQGWCAVLDVRPHGESPVSRGTSGPSNTQTSLSFWETESVKVLRLTLPNDLPGDRREQAKQKPVGKAFAMVANRSSNGHSLASECIKSNDGDEEIIKVYLKARAEGTMNHEEHVNQLKSEVRYIQEARSCLKKLREDLSSKLESRQGDKQHTQVMLEKQNGSWLCPESWEEQEDECSGEDVEKIRQTAKRLFTKLQEAERRHQLERRAFERTVSQYQEEAEQTSSALRRAEKSVVEKEVQVDELQRLLAGMEKEHRSLLLKMKEGEAELARLRSVEDDKLAEQDRSAQLEKEVAMLREKIHHLDDMLKSQQRKVRQMIEQLQNSKTVIQAKDAVIQELKERVAYLEAENLEMHDRIEHLIEKQVSHGGHSSRARSKSEYVSSKRLTGPKPLPLIRVVET is encoded by the exons ATGAAcgggctgcagggctggtgtgCGGTGCTGGACGTGCGGCCCCACGGCGAGAGCCCGGTGAGCCGCGGCACCTCGGGACCCTCCAACACCCAGACGTCTCTTTCCTTCTGGGAGACG GAGAGCGTGAAGGTGCTGCGGCTGACGCTGCCCAATGACCTCCCGGGCGACAGGCGCGAGCAGGCGAAGCAGAAG CCGGTGGGAAAAGCCTTCGCCATGGTGGCCAACAGATCCAGCAATGGTCACTCCTTGGCCTCTGAATGCATCAAATCCAACGATGGTGACGAGGAGATCATCAAG GTCTATCTGAAGGCCCGGGCTGAGGGCACCATGAACCATGAGGAGCACGTCAACCAGCTGAAAAGCGAAGTTCGTTACATTCAAGAG GCTAGAAGTTGTTTGAAGAAGCTGCGGGAAGACTTAAGTAGTAAACTTGAGAGCAGACAAGGAGATAAACAGCACACACAG GTCATGCTGGAGAAGCAGAACGGGAGCTGGCTGTGCCCCGAGTCCTGGGAGGAGCAG GAGGATGAGTGCTCGGGTGAGGACGTGGAAAAGATCCGGCAGACGGCAAAGAGGCTGTTCACgaagctgcaggaggctgagaggCGGCATCAGTTGGAAAGGAGAGCCTTTGAG AGGACAGTCTCGCAGTACcaggaggaagcagagcagaCGAGCTCTGCCCTGCGGAGAGCGGAGAAGAGCGTGGTGGAGAAGGAGGTGCAGGTGGATGAGCTGCAGAGGCTCCTGGCAGGGATGGAGAAG GAGCACAGGAGTTTGCTGCTGAAGATGAAAGAAGGCGAAGCAGAGCTGGCGAGGCTGAGGAGCGTGGAAGATGACAAGCTCGCCGAACAAGACCG GTCAGCCCagctggagaaggaggtggCCATGCTGCGGGAGAAGATCCACCACCTGGATGACATGCTGAAGAGTCAGCAGAGGAAAGTCCGCCAGATGATCGAGCAG CTCCAGAACTCCAAAACAGTGATTCAGGCCAAAGATGCCGTGATCCAGGAGCTCAAGGAGAGAGTCGCTTACTTGGAGGCTGAG AACCTGGAGATGCACGACCGCATCGAGCACCTGATCGAGAAGCAGGTCAGCCACGGCGGCCACAGCTCCCGCGCGCGCTCCAAGTCCGAGTATGTGAGCAG CAAAAGGCTGACGGGCCCCAAGCCACTGCCTCTCATTCGAGTAGTGGAAACATGA